From Bordetella flabilis, the proteins below share one genomic window:
- a CDS encoding ABC transporter substrate-binding protein, translating into MHIQTKMAAGMLLGLLAGNAPAQDALTVVNYGGANGAAQRKAFVEPFIRSSGISVTVAEYAGEQAKVKAMVDAGRVTWDVVEVESADVERGCDQGLYEPLDWQSLGGKSQFLPQAVTECGAGFFVWATVLAYNKGLVKEAPTGWKDFWDVNRFPGKRGLRKSARGTLEFALMADGVAPRDVYATLSTPAGVDRAFRQLDKLRPHIQWWTAGAQPPQILLAGDVAMTSAFGGRIRTAISEGGNVGIVWRQTLSDLDYWVIPKGAPNKALAQKYIAYTLQSPVQKEFVTIYPNGPVNVDAFKQMTPEQLAVMPNSPENMKTALIQSASFWNEHGDDLDQRFAVWAAR; encoded by the coding sequence ATGCATATCCAAACGAAGATGGCCGCCGGCATGCTGCTTGGCCTGCTGGCCGGGAACGCGCCCGCGCAGGACGCGCTGACCGTGGTGAACTACGGCGGCGCCAACGGCGCCGCACAGCGCAAGGCGTTCGTCGAGCCTTTCATTCGGTCCAGCGGCATCTCCGTCACCGTGGCCGAATACGCTGGCGAGCAGGCCAAGGTCAAGGCCATGGTGGACGCCGGCCGCGTGACCTGGGATGTGGTGGAGGTGGAATCCGCCGACGTCGAGCGCGGCTGCGATCAGGGGCTGTATGAACCGCTGGACTGGCAGTCCCTGGGCGGCAAGTCGCAGTTCCTGCCGCAGGCCGTGACCGAGTGCGGGGCCGGCTTCTTCGTATGGGCCACCGTGCTGGCCTACAACAAGGGCCTGGTCAAGGAAGCGCCGACCGGATGGAAGGACTTCTGGGACGTGAATCGCTTCCCCGGCAAGCGGGGACTGCGCAAGAGCGCCCGCGGCACGCTCGAATTCGCGCTGATGGCCGACGGCGTGGCGCCCCGGGACGTCTACGCCACGCTGAGCACCCCCGCGGGCGTCGACCGTGCCTTCCGGCAGCTGGACAAGCTTCGGCCGCACATACAGTGGTGGACCGCCGGCGCCCAGCCGCCGCAAATACTGCTTGCCGGCGACGTCGCCATGACGAGTGCCTTCGGCGGCCGCATCCGTACGGCCATCAGCGAAGGAGGCAATGTCGGCATCGTCTGGCGCCAGACCCTGTCGGACCTCGACTACTGGGTGATCCCCAAGGGTGCGCCGAACAAGGCGCTGGCGCAGAAGTACATCGCCTATACGCTGCAGTCGCCCGTGCAGAAGGAGTTCGTCACGATCTATCCGAACGGCCCGGTCAATGTCGACGCCTTCAAGCAGATGACGCCGGAGCAACTGGCGGTCATGCCGAATTCGCCGGAAAACATGAAAACCGCCCTGATCCAGAGCGCCTCGTTCTGGAACGAGCACGGCGACGACCTGGACCAGCGCTTCGCCGTCTGGGCCGCACGTTGA
- a CDS encoding ABC transporter ATP-binding protein: MARSDDVLVSFRAVDKSYDGEQYVVQGLDLDIHRGEFLTLLGPSGSGKTTCLMMLAGFEYPTHGEITLEGRVINRIPPHKRQIGVVFQSYALFPHLTVEQNVAYPLAIRRVDRDSIARRVAQALEMVQMGPYGKRRPAQLSGGQQQRVALARALIFDPPLVLMDEPLGALDKRLREHMQLEIKELHRSLNLTVVYVTHDQGEALTMSDRVAIFDAGRIQQIDQVRCLYETPSNRTVANFVGDSNQFHGVVVDGAGERCQIRLADGTCVWGTADTGLAAGTPVHACVRPERLNVLAPGQAAVNRLGATALGLIYHGDHFRLRCDVQGALMPCFVKVSLEDPCLRDFQPGQPIELGFSPPHLRVFP, translated from the coding sequence ATGGCACGTTCGGACGACGTTCTCGTCAGCTTCCGCGCCGTCGACAAGAGCTATGACGGCGAGCAGTACGTGGTGCAAGGTCTCGACCTCGACATCCATCGAGGCGAATTCCTGACGCTGCTGGGCCCCTCGGGCTCCGGCAAGACGACCTGCCTGATGATGCTGGCCGGCTTCGAGTATCCGACGCACGGCGAGATCACGCTGGAAGGCCGCGTCATCAACCGTATCCCGCCGCATAAACGCCAGATAGGCGTGGTGTTCCAGAGCTACGCGCTGTTTCCCCACCTCACGGTCGAACAGAACGTCGCCTATCCGCTGGCGATCCGGCGCGTCGACCGCGACAGCATCGCGCGACGGGTGGCGCAGGCGCTGGAGATGGTGCAGATGGGTCCTTATGGCAAACGGCGCCCGGCACAGCTGTCGGGCGGACAACAGCAACGCGTCGCGCTGGCCCGGGCGCTGATCTTCGATCCGCCGCTGGTGCTGATGGACGAACCGCTCGGCGCACTGGACAAGCGGCTGCGCGAGCACATGCAGCTGGAGATCAAGGAACTGCATCGGTCGCTCAACCTGACGGTGGTGTACGTCACCCATGACCAGGGCGAGGCACTGACCATGTCCGATCGCGTGGCGATATTCGATGCGGGCCGCATCCAGCAGATCGACCAGGTACGGTGTCTTTACGAAACGCCGTCGAACCGCACCGTGGCCAACTTCGTGGGCGACAGCAACCAGTTCCACGGCGTGGTCGTGGACGGCGCCGGCGAACGGTGCCAGATCCGGCTCGCCGACGGCACCTGCGTATGGGGAACGGCCGATACCGGTCTGGCGGCCGGCACGCCCGTCCATGCCTGCGTGCGCCCGGAGCGCCTGAACGTGCTGGCCCCCGGCCAGGCGGCCGTGAACCGGCTTGGCGCCACGGCCCTGGGCCTGATCTACCACGGTGACCATTTCCGGCTGCGTTGCGACGTGCAGGGCGCGTTGATGCCCTGCTTCGTCAAGGTCAGCCTGGAAGATCCCTGCCTGCGTGACTTCCAGCCTGGCCAGCCCATCGAACTGGGCTTCTCCCCGCCCCACCTGCGGGTCTTCCCATAG
- the leuC gene encoding 3-isopropylmalate dehydratase large subunit, protein MPGDLQSATTLFDKIWRQHVVLERDDGQTLLYIDRHYVGDDLPIDTFRSLHRRGIPIRRADTIVASPDHYAPTAGARMEDVVDDQRRAMILELRQQSERAGFTYFGLGDARQGIVHVVGPEQGLTLPGMTVVCGDSHTATHGALGTFALGIGATEVAHVLATQTLWQRKPATMRVRLDGTAPFGVTAKDIIMAVIRQIGAAGAAGHVIEYQGSAVQALSMEGRMTLCNMSIEAGARAGLVAPDEVALDYLRGRPGTPVGAQWDELVARCRTLRSDADAVFDREVTLDVSGLAPMVTWGTSPAQAMTIAERIPSRDAIEPGDARLRFDDALRYMDLGPGLALAGLPVDRVFIGSCTNGRIEDLRLAASLVQGRVARVPALVVPGSGLVRRQAEAEGLDRIFLDAGMQWGQPGCSMCLAINGDAGRPGERCVSTSNRNFVGRQGRGVRTHLVNPGMAAAAAIHGRLVDYRNELPHAAL, encoded by the coding sequence ATGCCAGGCGACTTGCAGTCAGCAACGACGCTGTTCGACAAAATTTGGCGGCAGCATGTCGTCCTGGAACGCGACGACGGCCAGACGCTGCTTTATATCGACCGCCATTACGTCGGCGACGACCTGCCCATCGACACGTTTCGCTCGCTGCACCGGCGCGGCATTCCCATCCGACGGGCGGATACGATCGTCGCCTCGCCCGACCACTACGCCCCGACCGCGGGTGCGCGCATGGAAGACGTGGTGGACGATCAGCGGCGCGCCATGATCCTGGAACTCAGGCAGCAGTCGGAACGGGCGGGCTTCACCTATTTCGGGCTGGGCGACGCGCGCCAAGGCATCGTCCACGTCGTGGGCCCGGAGCAGGGGCTCACCTTGCCCGGCATGACCGTCGTCTGCGGCGACAGCCACACCGCCACGCACGGCGCGCTGGGCACTTTCGCGCTGGGCATCGGCGCCACCGAAGTGGCGCACGTCCTGGCCACCCAGACGCTATGGCAGCGCAAGCCGGCCACGATGCGGGTGCGCCTGGACGGCACGGCTCCTTTCGGGGTGACGGCCAAGGACATCATCATGGCCGTGATCCGCCAGATCGGCGCCGCGGGCGCCGCCGGACACGTGATCGAATACCAGGGCTCCGCCGTGCAGGCCTTGTCCATGGAAGGCCGCATGACGCTGTGCAATATGTCGATCGAAGCAGGCGCGCGGGCCGGCCTGGTGGCGCCTGACGAGGTGGCCCTGGATTACCTGCGCGGACGCCCCGGCACGCCCGTCGGCGCGCAATGGGACGAACTGGTGGCGCGCTGCCGGACCTTGCGCAGCGACGCGGACGCGGTGTTCGACCGCGAAGTCACGCTGGACGTATCCGGCCTTGCGCCCATGGTCACCTGGGGTACATCGCCGGCGCAGGCCATGACCATCGCGGAGCGGATTCCATCGCGCGACGCCATCGAGCCCGGCGATGCGCGGCTGCGCTTCGACGACGCGCTGCGGTATATGGATCTGGGCCCCGGGCTCGCGCTCGCCGGCCTGCCCGTGGACCGGGTCTTCATCGGTTCCTGTACCAACGGCCGGATCGAGGACCTGCGCCTGGCCGCCAGCCTGGTCCAGGGCAGGGTGGCCAGGGTGCCCGCCCTGGTGGTGCCCGGGTCCGGGCTCGTGCGGCGGCAGGCCGAGGCGGAAGGCCTGGACCGCATCTTCCTGGACGCCGGCATGCAGTGGGGCCAGCCGGGCTGTTCGATGTGCCTGGCCATCAACGGCGATGCGGGCCGGCCGGGCGAACGCTGCGTGTCGACCTCCAACCGCAATTTCGTCGGCCGGCAGGGACGGGGCGTCAGGACCCATCTGGTCAACCCGGGCATGGCGGCCGCGGCGGCGATCCACGGCCGCCTCGTCGACTATCGCAACGAGCTTCCCCATGCCGCCCTTTGA
- the leuD gene encoding 3-isopropylmalate dehydratase small subunit → MPPFDILRACAVPMAGRDINTDQIVPARFMHLPREDYGRYCFHDLRFDGEGRPVEEFVLNQARYRGARILLADRNFGCGSSREHAVYTLVDFGLRAIIAPSFGDIFRINCYKNGLLPIEVPDARADAWRAAVAADPAIELCIDLPGQVVTGPGAQRLSFEIDPFSKHCLVQGLDEIDYTLGLAAHIDRYEARNTR, encoded by the coding sequence ATGCCGCCCTTTGACATCCTGCGCGCGTGCGCCGTGCCCATGGCGGGGCGCGACATCAATACCGACCAAATCGTCCCGGCCCGGTTCATGCACCTGCCCAGGGAGGACTACGGACGCTATTGCTTCCATGACCTGCGTTTCGACGGCGAAGGCAGGCCCGTCGAGGAATTCGTGCTGAATCAGGCGCGATACCGTGGCGCGCGCATCCTGCTGGCCGACCGCAATTTCGGCTGCGGATCGTCACGCGAGCATGCCGTGTACACCCTGGTCGATTTCGGGCTACGGGCGATCATCGCGCCCAGCTTCGGCGATATCTTCCGCATCAACTGCTACAAGAACGGCCTGCTGCCCATCGAAGTACCGGATGCGCGCGCCGACGCGTGGCGTGCGGCCGTTGCCGCCGACCCGGCGATCGAGCTGTGCATCGATTTGCCGGGCCAGGTAGTGACCGGACCGGGCGCGCAACGCCTTTCTTTCGAGATCGATCCCTTCAGCAAGCACTGCCTGGTCCAAGGGCTGGACGAGATCGACTACACCCTGGGACTCGCCGCGCATATCGACCGCTACGAAGCCCGCAACACCCGATAA
- the leuB gene encoding 3-isopropylmalate dehydrogenase, whose translation MTMKIAVLPGDGIGPEVTRQALKVLDVLAGEGLNFERQEALIGGCAYEATGHPLPPSTLDLARRADAILFGAEGGFQYETLPRGLRPGDALLAVRKQLDLYANYRPIVTFEALLDASPFKPEHVRGLDILLIRELTSDLYFGEPRGIAVEGGLRVGTNTMRYDETEIARVVHTAFQAARQRGRRLCSVDKANVLESMELWRTVVDEVAPSYPDVELTHLYVDAAAMALVRDPRQFDVIVTGNLFGDILSDEASMLTGSLGMLPSASINAGGKGLFEPVHGCAPDIANQDIANPLASILSAAMMLRHGLRQPVAADRIEAAVRHVLANGIRTRDIAQPGAQIVGTQAMGDAVASALRANRR comes from the coding sequence ATGACCATGAAGATTGCAGTCCTGCCCGGCGATGGCATCGGCCCTGAAGTGACCCGGCAGGCCTTGAAGGTGCTGGACGTGCTGGCCGGCGAAGGATTGAATTTCGAACGCCAGGAGGCCTTGATCGGCGGGTGCGCGTACGAAGCCACGGGACATCCCTTGCCCCCCTCCACCCTGGATCTGGCGCGCCGCGCGGACGCCATTCTCTTCGGTGCGGAAGGCGGGTTCCAGTACGAGACCTTGCCGCGCGGGCTGCGCCCGGGCGATGCCCTGCTGGCCGTGCGCAAGCAACTCGACCTGTACGCCAACTACCGGCCCATCGTTACGTTCGAGGCGCTGCTGGATGCGTCGCCCTTCAAGCCGGAGCACGTGCGGGGCCTGGACATCCTGCTGATTCGGGAATTGACCTCCGACCTGTATTTCGGCGAGCCGCGCGGGATCGCCGTCGAGGGCGGCCTGCGGGTGGGCACCAATACCATGCGCTACGACGAAACGGAAATCGCCCGGGTGGTCCACACCGCGTTCCAGGCCGCGCGCCAGCGCGGCCGGCGCCTGTGTTCCGTGGACAAGGCCAATGTGCTGGAGTCCATGGAGCTGTGGCGCACCGTCGTCGACGAGGTGGCGCCTTCTTACCCCGATGTGGAACTGACCCATCTGTACGTCGATGCGGCCGCCATGGCGCTGGTACGCGATCCACGGCAGTTCGACGTCATCGTCACCGGCAACCTGTTCGGCGATATCCTGTCGGACGAAGCGTCCATGCTGACCGGCTCCCTGGGCATGCTGCCGTCGGCGTCGATCAACGCCGGCGGCAAGGGACTGTTCGAGCCGGTGCACGGCTGCGCGCCGGACATCGCCAACCAGGATATCGCCAATCCGCTCGCGTCCATCCTGTCGGCCGCCATGATGTTGCGGCATGGCCTGCGCCAACCGGTAGCGGCCGACCGCATCGAGGCGGCCGTGCGGCACGTGTTGGCAAACGGCATCCGTACCCGTGATATCGCCCAGCCTGGCGCGCAAATCGTCGGTACCCAGGCCATGGGCGACGCGGTGGCCAGCGCGCTGCGGGCCAACCGCCGCTAG
- a CDS encoding LysR substrate-binding domain-containing protein, protein MPTEPAAPRAKAPARWPLNLSSRLDFVTLKLFVATVEEQSIAKAAQREFIAPSAASKRIADLEHATQAQLLSRHRKGISPTPAGEAFLQHARAILRDMAQLEAHIGDFSTGARGHVRIATSESALYRFVPDALSSFAQQYPQIRIDLKAEVSTAVIPLVQENATDIGIFWGELPTPDLHAVPCYSDRLMVAMPRDHELSGHATLRYHEVLEFEVIEQEANSSMQALLLHEANLLGMVLRSRIRVGGYDAACSMAVAGFGLAIIPDSFTQRMQPGMGLVLVPLDEPWATRQYKICARATDYLPTATRLLMEHFLSCAAANRLASTPAAPPR, encoded by the coding sequence ATGCCGACCGAACCTGCCGCCCCGCGGGCCAAAGCGCCCGCACGCTGGCCCCTGAACCTTTCATCCCGGCTGGACTTCGTGACACTGAAGCTCTTCGTCGCCACGGTGGAAGAGCAAAGCATCGCCAAGGCGGCGCAGCGCGAGTTCATCGCGCCGTCGGCGGCCAGCAAGCGCATCGCCGACCTGGAACATGCCACCCAGGCGCAATTGCTGTCGCGGCACCGCAAGGGGATAAGCCCCACTCCCGCGGGCGAAGCCTTCCTGCAGCACGCCCGCGCCATCCTGCGCGACATGGCGCAGTTGGAGGCGCACATCGGGGATTTCTCCACTGGCGCACGCGGGCATGTGCGCATCGCCACCAGCGAATCGGCGCTGTACCGGTTCGTGCCCGACGCGCTCAGTTCCTTCGCGCAGCAATACCCGCAAATCCGCATCGACCTGAAGGCGGAAGTCAGCACGGCGGTCATCCCCCTGGTCCAGGAGAACGCTACCGACATCGGGATCTTCTGGGGCGAGCTGCCCACCCCGGACCTGCATGCGGTGCCCTGCTATTCCGACCGCCTGATGGTGGCGATGCCGCGTGACCATGAGCTATCCGGGCACGCGACGCTGCGCTACCACGAAGTGCTGGAATTCGAGGTCATCGAACAGGAGGCGAACAGTTCGATGCAGGCCCTGCTGCTGCATGAGGCCAACCTGCTCGGGATGGTCCTGCGTAGCCGTATCCGGGTGGGCGGTTATGACGCGGCCTGCAGCATGGCGGTGGCAGGCTTCGGCCTGGCGATCATTCCCGACAGCTTCACGCAGCGCATGCAGCCCGGAATGGGCTTGGTCCTGGTGCCGCTGGATGAACCGTGGGCCACGCGGCAATACAAGATCTGCGCACGGGCCACCGACTATCTGCCGACGGCGACGCGGCTGCTGATGGAGCACTTCCTGTCCTGTGCGGCCGCCAACCGCCTGGCCAGTACCCCAGCGGCGCCGCCACGCTAG
- a CDS encoding ATP-dependent DNA helicase: MPAAGGDEPIASERAAGPSAQEIDAAPPAYTVAVRALCEFSARTGDLDLRFAPSPSAQQGQAGHAVVTARRPAGYQTEVFLSGTHGRLRVRGRADGYDPAGHRVEEIKTHRGNAQAIPHHQRALHWAQVRIYGHLLCRKLGCAEIGLALVYFDIATQRETVLVERQDAASLQAFFEDACARFSAWADLELAHRDARDAALSALRFPHASFRAGQRELAETVYRAVRDRQCAMVQAPTGIGKTLATLFPTLKAAPGRLDKVFFLCAKTAGRQLALQAIDRMQAEQGAGPSLRTLELVARDQACVHPDKACHGGSCPLARNFYDRLPAARAAALAEPRWDRAAVRGVALEHAVCPYFLAQELARWSDVVIGDYHYYFDHNGLLHGLALANQWRVAVLVDEAHNVLERGRGMYTAELSASEAQRLARVAAPALRAPLRAMAQALRPAGAQTPQAPSPALRQALEQGTAAIAEHMAGAVAGGVAEQVPGNTAGNMAGHGSAPAGADDALLRFYFDALRFLRIADDYGAHSIFDVTQDAACIRNVVPAPFLAPRFAAAHASVLFSATLNPWHFYTDTLGVPRGTVCLDIPPPFDPARLAVHVVGNVSTRYADRDGSLDIVVDLIAREYARRPGNYLCFASSFEYLHRIFERLRERHPAMRAWTQTAGMPDQDRAAFLARFQADGQGLGFAILGGAFGEGIDLPGTRLIGAFVLTLGLPQWNRENGQMMRCMQDRFGQGYDYAYLYPGLQKVVQAAGRVIRSETDEGCVYLVDERFRRPAVRRLLPAWWQITEVPA, encoded by the coding sequence ATGCCTGCCGCGGGCGGCGACGAGCCCATCGCGTCCGAACGCGCCGCCGGGCCGTCCGCGCAAGAAATCGACGCCGCGCCGCCCGCCTATACCGTTGCCGTGCGCGCGTTGTGCGAGTTCAGCGCGCGCACCGGCGACCTGGACCTGCGCTTCGCGCCGTCGCCGTCGGCCCAGCAGGGCCAGGCCGGCCATGCGGTGGTGACGGCACGTCGTCCGGCGGGCTACCAGACCGAAGTCTTCCTGAGCGGCACGCATGGCAGGCTGCGCGTCCGCGGCCGGGCCGACGGCTACGATCCCGCCGGTCATCGCGTCGAGGAGATCAAGACGCATCGCGGCAACGCGCAGGCGATTCCGCATCATCAACGTGCCTTGCACTGGGCCCAGGTCCGCATCTACGGCCATCTGCTGTGCCGCAAGCTCGGATGCGCCGAGATCGGATTGGCGCTGGTGTATTTCGACATCGCCACGCAGCGCGAGACGGTGCTGGTGGAACGCCAGGACGCGGCATCGCTGCAGGCCTTCTTCGAAGATGCCTGCGCGCGCTTTTCCGCCTGGGCGGACCTGGAATTGGCGCATCGCGACGCACGGGACGCGGCGCTGTCGGCCTTGCGCTTTCCCCATGCCAGCTTCCGGGCCGGGCAACGCGAATTGGCGGAAACGGTGTACCGCGCGGTCCGCGACCGGCAATGCGCGATGGTGCAGGCGCCCACGGGCATCGGCAAGACGCTGGCGACCTTGTTCCCCACGCTGAAGGCCGCGCCGGGACGCCTGGACAAGGTGTTTTTCCTCTGCGCCAAGACCGCCGGCCGCCAGCTCGCCCTGCAGGCCATCGACCGGATGCAGGCGGAGCAGGGCGCAGGCCCGTCCTTGCGCACCCTGGAATTGGTGGCGCGCGACCAGGCCTGCGTACATCCGGACAAGGCCTGCCACGGCGGCTCGTGCCCGCTCGCGCGGAATTTCTACGACCGACTGCCCGCCGCGCGCGCCGCCGCGCTGGCCGAACCCCGATGGGACCGCGCTGCGGTGCGCGGCGTCGCCCTGGAGCATGCGGTCTGCCCGTATTTCCTGGCGCAGGAACTGGCGCGCTGGAGCGATGTGGTGATCGGGGACTATCACTACTACTTCGACCACAATGGCTTGCTGCATGGCCTGGCGCTGGCCAACCAGTGGCGCGTCGCCGTGCTGGTGGACGAGGCGCACAACGTGCTGGAGCGGGGACGTGGCATGTATACGGCGGAGCTCAGCGCGTCCGAGGCGCAGCGCCTGGCTCGGGTCGCCGCGCCGGCCCTGCGGGCGCCTTTGCGGGCAATGGCGCAGGCCTTGCGGCCGGCCGGCGCGCAGACGCCGCAGGCACCGTCTCCAGCGTTGCGGCAGGCGCTGGAGCAGGGCACGGCGGCCATCGCGGAGCATATGGCGGGAGCTGTAGCGGGTGGTGTGGCGGAACAGGTGCCCGGAAATACGGCCGGAAACATGGCCGGACATGGATCGGCGCCCGCCGGCGCCGACGACGCCCTCCTGCGCTTCTACTTCGATGCCTTGCGCTTCCTGCGCATCGCGGACGACTACGGAGCGCATTCGATTTTCGATGTGACGCAGGACGCGGCGTGCATCCGCAACGTCGTTCCGGCCCCGTTCCTGGCGCCGCGTTTCGCCGCCGCCCACGCCAGCGTGCTGTTCTCGGCCACCTTGAATCCATGGCATTTCTACACCGACACACTGGGCGTGCCGCGCGGCACCGTGTGCCTGGATATCCCGCCGCCTTTCGACCCGGCGCGACTGGCGGTCCATGTCGTCGGCAACGTGTCCACACGCTATGCCGACCGCGACGGCAGCCTGGATATCGTCGTGGACCTGATCGCCCGCGAGTACGCGCGGCGGCCAGGCAATTACCTGTGCTTCGCCAGCAGCTTCGAATACCTGCACCGGATCTTCGAGCGGCTGCGGGAACGGCATCCGGCCATGCGCGCCTGGACACAGACCGCCGGCATGCCGGACCAGGACCGCGCAGCCTTCCTGGCGCGCTTCCAGGCGGATGGACAAGGACTTGGGTTCGCGATACTGGGCGGCGCGTTTGGCGAAGGCATCGACCTGCCCGGGACGCGCCTGATCGGCGCCTTCGTCCTGACCCTCGGGTTGCCGCAGTGGAACCGGGAGAACGGCCAGATGATGCGCTGCATGCAGGACCGCTTTGGCCAGGGGTACGACTATGCCTATCTATACCCGGGTTTGCAGAAGGTCGTGCAGGCCGCCGGCAGGGTGATCCGCTCGGAAACCGATGAAGGCTGCGTCTATCTGGTGGACGAGCGTTTCCGCCGTCCCGCGGTGCGGCGCCTGCTGCCGGCGTGGTGGCAGATCACCGAGGTGCCGGCGTAA
- a CDS encoding MarR family winged helix-turn-helix transcriptional regulator has product MAQLRYALRRFTAFSEAAAAECGLTAQQHQALLAIKAAPDETMTVGEIADWLLLRPHSAGELVDRLERMEMVRRTADRIDRRKVHVALTPAAEQKLQALASAHFEELRAIGPQLRQLLRHIEARQNGTR; this is encoded by the coding sequence ATGGCGCAGTTGCGCTACGCGCTGCGGCGCTTTACCGCCTTCAGCGAAGCCGCGGCAGCCGAATGCGGGCTGACGGCCCAGCAGCACCAGGCCTTGCTCGCCATCAAGGCAGCCCCGGACGAAACCATGACTGTGGGGGAAATCGCCGACTGGCTGTTGCTTCGCCCGCACAGTGCCGGCGAACTGGTCGACCGGCTCGAACGCATGGAAATGGTGCGCCGCACCGCGGATCGGATCGATCGGCGCAAAGTACATGTGGCGTTGACCCCCGCCGCCGAGCAGAAGCTGCAGGCTCTGGCCAGCGCGCACTTCGAGGAATTGCGCGCGATCGGCCCGCAACTGCGGCAGCTGTTGCGCCACATCGAAGCACGGCAGAATGGCACGCGTTGA
- a CDS encoding mandelate racemase/muconate lactonizing enzyme family protein: protein MRITDVKALPISFPVPENRSVRLGIGRSVKRDAVLVRIDTDEGLVGWGEAHHGRCPGAIARLVDTTIRELVLGMDPRDVSGVTARVLKMQFASHGMGAAAALALSGVDLALWDIRCQATGWPLFRLLGGTARPIKAYAGGIALGWQAPELLAEEASGLVAQGFRALKLRVGDTPARDIARVRAVRKAVGDDIDLLVDANTAYSIEDVRRVMPAYEECQVIWLEEPFPAHDHHAYAQAARLGRVPLAAGENHYTRYEFGPLLASGSVGYVQPDLSKVGGVTEGMRVAALASTLKLTVNPHTSATAINMATSIHYLCAVDNPGYFEADVTLLNPFRDDMMDRAPYTLDKDGYVRPYEEAGIGLKIDQDFLAAHPLIEGPCYV, encoded by the coding sequence ATGCGGATCACCGATGTAAAAGCGCTGCCGATTTCCTTTCCCGTGCCGGAGAACCGTTCCGTGCGGCTGGGCATCGGACGCAGCGTCAAGCGCGATGCCGTGCTGGTGCGCATCGACACGGACGAAGGCCTGGTCGGCTGGGGCGAAGCGCATCATGGACGCTGCCCCGGCGCGATCGCGCGGCTGGTCGATACGACCATACGGGAACTGGTGCTGGGCATGGACCCGCGCGATGTCAGCGGTGTGACGGCGCGCGTGCTGAAGATGCAGTTCGCCAGCCATGGCATGGGCGCGGCCGCGGCGCTGGCGCTGAGCGGCGTGGACCTGGCCCTGTGGGACATACGCTGCCAGGCGACCGGCTGGCCCCTGTTCCGCCTGCTGGGCGGCACCGCACGGCCGATCAAGGCCTACGCGGGTGGCATTGCCCTGGGCTGGCAGGCGCCCGAGCTGCTGGCCGAGGAAGCCAGCGGCCTGGTGGCGCAGGGCTTCCGCGCCCTGAAGCTGCGCGTGGGCGATACGCCGGCGCGCGATATCGCCCGCGTGCGGGCGGTGCGCAAGGCGGTGGGCGACGACATCGACCTGCTGGTGGACGCCAACACGGCCTACAGCATCGAGGACGTGCGGCGCGTGATGCCGGCCTACGAGGAATGCCAGGTCATCTGGCTGGAAGAGCCTTTCCCGGCGCATGACCACCATGCGTACGCCCAGGCGGCGCGCCTGGGCCGGGTGCCGCTGGCGGCCGGCGAAAACCACTACACGCGCTATGAATTCGGCCCCCTGCTGGCGAGCGGCAGCGTGGGCTATGTGCAGCCGGACCTGTCCAAGGTGGGCGGCGTGACCGAAGGCATGCGCGTGGCAGCGCTGGCCAGCACACTGAAGCTGACCGTCAATCCGCACACCTCGGCCACCGCCATCAATATGGCGACGTCCATCCACTACCTTTGCGCAGTCGACAACCCGGGCTATTTCGAAGCGGACGTGACGCTGCTGAATCCTTTCCGGGACGACATGATGGACCGCGCGCCCTACACGCTGGACAAGGACGGCTACGTACGGCCGTACGAGGAGGCGGGCATCGGCCTGAAGATCGACCAGGACTTCCTGGCCGCGCATCCCCTGATCGAAGGTCCCTGCTACGTGTGA